A single window of Triplophysa rosa linkage group LG20, Trosa_1v2, whole genome shotgun sequence DNA harbors:
- the zc3h11a gene encoding zinc finger CCCH domain-containing protein 11A, with protein sequence MTMQGDDCYFYYYSNCTKGDSCPFRHCEAAMGSEITCSLWQEQMCFRNICKFRHMEIEKNRKEIACYWETQPGGCQKPHCAFNHKKPRMIDGNCIPPNKGSKFLNKDKEEPHEEQVNQVSAPTVNPTNPQLRGVIRTETQESVPSPTHPPVVINPVDDDDEDDQFSEEGDESLGGSPRKLIISKNDSLNFGVQTLEEIRLRKALIANLKRAGQSSLQGPAQNSGTVIEKENSQSYLRLENNSAKFESSGNEVGRRKIADRLGKRNFKRAGTVVEEIPLKRCLAERLGGLVESSTDKPPQKALKPVRERLGLTNDLSTVDSEPKSSGDIHIKTLEEIRQEKAARTVQAGKVEPAVKEVPAKAPSPSKQNGKPAGGPLVKTFSEVLHEKKKLQNKKSEEANTAAGSPERNEGPSTIGAAVKASGIAGEVRVKTLEEIRREKATRMQAQLQETGNDKSSNSSEVESGGAPKRRILRINKTSSSTNTVCQTKQDASDKNPEPVQEANGKVGSSSEPIKVKTFEEIMREKRLRKQQEELGTSTILKEVESPAASPSAPASTTQSSVRQRITLKPKTPPPPTAVVPQQKSPERPVCSSSDSPKAPTPALLPVQVAEGTIQTTETKVKPKVNVKPSVVKPAAQHPQKRNVSKVHHSAVAEVKPLNTARQTPSAQVIPNKRKMLASPPVETDTQSDIQQVSSHAEDVKMVPAEDAKVVPTIEPSSTSKTSETVAVPQSSVIRTPSLRSRRSSSSIGRAAAVSSSSVDDFEDLLDEFTDDRLEDELDLDSGKGEDDLLLELSEMIDN encoded by the exons ATGACCATGCAAGGAGATGACTGCTACTTCTACTATTACTCAAACTGCACCAAG GGTGACAGCTGCCCTTTTCGACATTGTGAGGCCGCCATGGGCAGTGAGATCACTTGCTCCCTGTGGCAAGAGCAAATGTGCTTCCGCAACATATGCAAATTTCGCCATATGGAGATAGAG AAAAACCGCAAGGAAATTGCATGCTATTGGGAGACCCAGCCAGGTGGCTGTCAGAAGCCTCACTGTGCGTTCAATCACAAGAAGCCACGCATGATTGATGGGAATTGCATCCCCCCAAACAAAG GATCCAAATTTTTGAATAAAGATAAAGAAGAGCCACATGAAGAACAAGTCAACCAAGTCTCTGCACCCACTGTGAACCCCACTAACCCACAGCTCAGAGGAGTCATCAGAACTGAGACCCAGGAGAGTGTCCCCAGCCCCACCCATCCACCAGTGGTTATCAACCCtgtggatgatgatgatgaggatg ACCAGTTCTCGGAGGAAGGAGATGAATCTCTCGGAGGCTCACCAAGGAAATTGATCATAAGTAaaa ATGATTCTCTGAATTTTGGTGTCCAGACGCTAGAAGAGATCAGGTTAAGGAAAGCACTCATTGCGAATTTAAAGAGAGCTG GGCAGTCCAGCCTGCAAGGCCCTGCTCAAAATAGTGGAACTGTTATTGAAAAGGAAAACAGTCAGTCTTACCTACGGCTGGAAAACAACAGTGCCAAATTTG AGTCCTCTGGAAATGAAGTTGGAAGAAGAAAAATTGCAGACAGACTTGGTAAAAGAAATTTTAAAAGAG CTGGTACTGTGGTGGAAGAAATCCCTCTGAAGCGATGTCTTGCTGAACGTCTTGGTGGATTAGTTGAATCCTCCACAGACAAGCCTCCACAGAAGG CTCTGAAACCAGTGCGAGAAAGACTCGGATTGACTAATGACCTCTCTACGGTTGATTCTGAGCCAAAGTCCTCTGGAGATATTCATATAAAAACTCTTGAAGAGATTCGCCAAGAAAAGGCTGCCAGAACCGTACAAGCTGGCAAAGTTGAGCCCGCCGTGAAAGAAGTGCCAGCAAAGGCGCCCAGCCCATCAAAACAAAACGGCAAACCCGCTGGTGGACCTCTAGTTAAGACGTTTTCTGAAGTTCttcatgaaaagaaaaaattacAGAATAAAAAGTCAGAGGAAGCAAACACAGCTGCTGGAAGCCCAGAGAGAAATGAGGGGCCCTCCACTATTGGAGCTGCAGTCAAGGCCTCTGGCATAGCTGGAGAAGTACGAGTAAAGACACTTGAAGAGATACGCAGAGAGAAAGCTACACGAATGCAAGCACAGCTTCAGGAGACGGGAAACGATAAAAGCTCAAACTCCAGTGAAGTGGAGTCTGGTGGAGCTCCAAAGAGGCGAATATTACGCATTAATAAAACTTCAT CATCTACAAACACTGTgtgtcaaacaaaacaagatgcATCTGATAAGAACCCTGAACCTGTTCAAGAG GCAAATGGGAAAGTAGGAAGTTCGAGTGAGCCGATCAAAGTGAAGACGTTTGAAGAAATCATGCGAGAGAAGAGGCTCCGCAAGCAGCAGGAGGAGCTGGGCACCTCCACTATCCTGAAAGAAGTCGAATCACCTGCTGCCTCACCATCAGCTCCTGCATCCACCACTCAGTCCTCAGTGAGACAGCGGATAACCCTCAAACCCAAAACCCCACCTCCCCCTACTGCTGTAGTACCCCAGCAGAAATCCCCAGAGCGGCCTGTGTGTTCATCTTCAGATTCACCAAAGGCTCCGACCCCTGCGCTGTTGCCCGTCCAGGTTGCTGAGGGGACTATTCAGACAACCGAGACCAAGG TAAAGCCTAAAGTAAATGTAAAGCCATCAGTTGTGAAGCCAGCAGCGCAGCATCCCCAGAAGCGGAATGTTTCCAAAGTTCATCACTCTGCTGTTGCTGAAGTGAAACCTCTTAACACTGCTCGCCAGACACCTTCAGCACAGGTTATTCCCAACAAACGGAAAATG TTGGCTTCACCTCCAGTTGAGACAGACACTCAGTCTGACATTCAGCAAGTGTCCTCTCACGCAGAGGATGTTAAAATGGTACCTGCAGAGGATGCTAAAGTGGTGCCTACGATTGAGCCCAGCAGTACATCAAAAACATCTGAGACTGTCGCTGTCCCCCAAAG CTCTGTCATCCGAACGCCTAGTTTGCGTTCTCGGCGGTCCAGCAGCTCAATAGGTCGGGCTGCTGCTGTTAGCAGTTCATCAGTGGATGACTTTGAAGACCTGTTAGATGAGTTTACTGACGATCGACTGGAGGATGAATTGGACTTGGACTCAGGCAAGGGAGAGGATGACCTCCTTTTAGAACTATCAGAGATGATTGACAATTAG
- the maf1a gene encoding repressor of RNA polymerase III transcription MAF1 homolog, with protein sequence MNLLENSSFEAVNSHLTIETGDCKIIGRIESYSCKMAGDDKQMFKLFCQEGQPHVLEALSPPQSSGISPNIMSRSLDEGEGPLSDKCSRKTLFYLIATLNESFRPDYDFSRTKGHDFSKEPSVNWVVNAVNSSLSPAAGEAYSHLQPQLWEAVDKEISLAECDIYSYNPDLDSDPYGEEGNMWSFNYFFYNKRLKRIVFFTCRSVSLFMAPRDSGIGTELDLELDEDEGSYEDEERYGALCA encoded by the exons ATGAATCTCCTGGAGAACTCAAGTTTTGAGGCCGTAAATAGTCACCTTACAATTGAGACGGGCGACTGCAAGATTATTGGACG AATTGAGAGCTATTCCTGTAAGATGGCAGGCGATGACAAGCAGATGTTTAAGCTGTTTTGTCAGGAGGGACAGCCGCACGTCCTGGAAGCCTTATCTCCTCCGCAGAGCTCTGGAATCAGTCCAAACAT aATGAGTCGGAGTTTGGATGAGGGTGAAGGTCCGCTGTCAGACAAGTGCAGCAGAAAGACCCTTTTCTACCTGATCGCAACTCTCAATGAGTCTTTCCGGCCGGACTATGACTTCAGTCGCACCAAAGGACATGATTTCAGCAAAGAGCCCAGTGTTAACTGG GTGGTTAACGCCGTAAACAGCAGTTTGTCTCCTGCTGCCGGTGAGGCCTATAGTCATCTACAGCCTCAGTTATGGGAAGCTGTAGACAAGGAGATCAGCCTTGCTGAATGTGACATATACAG TTACAATCCAGACCTGGATTCGGACCCTTATGGGGAAGAAGGCAACATGTGGTCCTTCAATTACTTCTTTTATAACAAAAGACTGAAGAGGattgtgttttttacatgtCGTTCTGTCAG TCTTTTCATGGCTCCACGAGATTCTGGTATCGGCACTGAACTGGATCTGGAGCTGGATGAGGATGAGGGCAGCTATGAGGACGAGGAGAG GTATGGTGCACTGTGTGCCTGA
- the trib3 gene encoding tribbles homolog 3, whose product MSMNLSSPTPLRLKRVDFEDAHNTDTFKCKRRRLSQPPSPGLAPCLRPLSQSQEQSGSEKHNVSRIGAYVLLEALEGTQTFRAVHQVTEQEYTCKVFSMKKYHEFIAPYTRLLPHNNICKIAEVVLGESNVYIFFERNYGDMHSYVRSCKRLQEDEAVRLFSQMAAAVAHCHENGVVLRDLKLRKFVFIDSQRTKLVLQNLKDSCLLNGNDDSLTDKHGCPAYVGPEILNSRHSYSGKAADVWSLGVVLYTMLVGRYPFQDVEPTALFSKIRRGAFTIPETLSPRAKSLVCCMLRKSPSERIEAGDILLHPWLHCNNNITLSQHSSTRHSTDQVVPDFEPSENEDCL is encoded by the exons ATGAGTATGAACTTGTCATCTCCAACACCACTGCGACTGAAGCGAGTAGACTTCGAGGATGCTCACAATACAGATACCTTCAAATGCAAGCGCCGCAGACTTAGCCAGCCTCCTTCCCCGGGTCTAGCACCCTGTCTTCGACCCCTGTCCCAGAGCCAGGAACAATCAGGGTCAGAAAAGCACAACGTGTCACGTATTGGAGCCTACGTTCTGCTGGAGGCATTAGAAGGAACGCAAACATTCAGAGCAGTTCATCAGGTTACAGAACAAGAGTACACATGCAAG GTGTTTTCAATGAAGAAGTATCACGAGTTCATCGCACCTTACACGCGGCTGCTGCCCCACAACAACATTTGTAAGATTGCCGAGGTGGTTCTGGGGGAGAGCAACGTGTACATATTCTTCGAGCGTAACTATGGAGACATGCACTCGTATGTGCGCAGCTGCAAGCGGCTACAGGAGGACGAAGCCGTGCGGCTGTTCAGTCAGATGGCAGCTGCGGTCGCCCACTGTCACGAAAACGGCGTCGTTTTACGAGACCTCAAACTGCGAAAGTTTGTGTTCATCGATTCACAGAG AACAAAGCTGGTCTTACAAAACTTAAAGGATTCCTGTTTACTTAACGGCAACGATGACTCGCTGACAGACAAACACGGCTGCCCGGCTTACGTCGGTCCGGAGATCTTAAACTCGCGACATTCATACTCAGGGAAAGCTGCCGACGTGTGGAGCCTCGGTGTTGTTCTGTACACCATGTTAGTAGGACGTTACCCGTTTCAAGATGTGGAGCCCACAGCACTGTTCAGCAAAATACGCAGGGGTGCGTTCACCATCCCAGAAACTCTTTCGCCCAGGGCGAAGTCTTTGGTGTGTTGCATGTTGAGGAAATCTCCCTCTGAGCGTATAGAGGCTGGAGATATACTTTTGCATCCTTGGCTGCACTGTAATAACAACATAACCCTCAGCCAGCACTCCAGCACCAGACACTCGACAGATCAGGTGGTCCCTGATTTTGAACCGAGTGAGAATGAGGATTGTTTGTAA